A region of Candidatus Terasakiella magnetica DNA encodes the following proteins:
- a CDS encoding IS3 family transposase produces the protein PKGKVLIHSDQGIQYTCSDWRKFLADHNLEASMSRRGNCHDNAVAESFFSLLKTERIKRKIYKTRNEARSEIFNYIELFYNPSRRHGNNDGISPVEFERRYFEKLSTV, from the coding sequence AACCCAAAGGGAAAGTGTTGATACATTCTGACCAAGGCATTCAATATACCTGTTCTGATTGGCGTAAGTTCCTTGCCGATCACAATCTAGAAGCAAGCATGAGCCGCAGAGGTAATTGTCATGACAATGCGGTTGCTGAGAGCTTTTTCTCTTTACTGAAGACAGAACGGATTAAACGCAAAATTTATAAAACCCGCAATGAAGCTCGATCTGAGATATTTAACTATATCGAGCTATTTTACAACCCGAGCCGCCGTCACGGAAATAATGATGGGATATCCCCCGTTGAGTTTGAAAGACGGTATTTTGAGAAGCTATCAACTGTCTAA